A window of Flavobacterium psychrophilum genomic DNA:
CACTACAGGGTCACTTTGTGATGATATATGCATTTTTTTATTTTATTTGTACCTTATTTGTACCTTTTGTTTTGAGGTACAAATTTTAGAGTATATTTGGCAAAATAATGGCACTTAAATACACTTAATACTTCATAATAATATTTAAAGCATATTTATTACTTCTTAACCAATGAGTACAAATATCAAAATACAGCGTATCTGTCAATTTTGTGGTAGTGAGTTTACGGCTCGCACTACCGCTACCAAGTACTGCTCTCATAAATGCAATAGCAGACATTATAAACAAAAGGTAAAGGATGAAAAGATTGAAACCAGCAACAACGAAACCCTAAAAATTACAAACCGGGATATTGAAGATGTAAAATCAAAGGAGTTTTTAACCGTTCGCGATGTATCAATATTATTAGGGTGTTCTTTGCGCACTGCTTATAGATTGGTAAATAATGGCACTATAAAAGGTGTTAACCTCGCCGAAAGAATGACCCGGATAACAAGAACTGACCTCAACAGTGTATTAGAAAAACCAAAAAAAGAGATAACACTCCCCCAGCCTACTGAATTTTTAATTGACGAACATTATTCTATTAATGAAGTTCAGAACAAATTTGGCATTTCTCAAACTGGCTTACAGTTACTTATCAAAAAGAATAGCATTCCTAAAACAAAAAGGGGTAAATATACTTATGTCTCCAAAGTCTTAATAAATGAACTATTAACTTAAAAGAAAGTTTCTTTTTCCACTTCACAAAATTCACTATTTTCACAAACGGAGAAAACGCAATGGCAATTAAAGTAACACTAAGACAAAAAAACATAACTAAGGGGCGTAAAAGCCTATACCTTGATTTTTACCCGGGCGTACCTAATCCTGAAACGGGAGAAATTACACGCAGGGAGTTTTTAGGTATGTATATATTTGACACACCAAAAAACCCAATTGATAAACAGCACAATACTGACCAGTTGAAAATTGCCGAAAGTATACGCCAACAAAGAGAAAACTTCTTTAATAAGCCTGAGATTTACAGCCAATACGAAAAAGAGCAATTACGTATAAAAGAAAACGGAGAAAGGAATTTCCTTGAGTATTTTGAAAAACTTGCCGATAAACGTACCGGCACAAATACCGATAATTGGGCAGCTGCATTAAAATACCTTAATAAGTTTAACGCTAAGCTTAAATTTGCCGACCTCAACGAAAGAATCCTTGAAGATTTTAAAGAGTTCCTGTTATCTGTAAAAAGTAGCCGCAGCGATAAGACAACTCTATCACAAAACTCTGCTGTAGCCTATTTCAATAAAGTTAAAGCTGCTTTGCGCCAAGCCTATAAAGATGGCTTACTACAAACTGACCTCAACGCTAAAGTAGTACCTATAAAAGCAGAAGAAACCCGCCGTGTTTTCCTTACTTTAGATGAGCTTAACAGGCTGGTTAAAACACCTTGCAATAACGACTTGCTTAAACGTGCCGCTTTGTTTTCTGCTCTTACAGGTTTACGACATTCAGATATAAAGAAAATGAAATGGAGCGAACTTGAATTTGTCACCGGACAGGGTTACTTCCTAAACTTTAGCCAGCAGAAAACCAAAGGTATTGAGGTATTACCTATCTCGGAACAGGCTTATAATTTATTAGGAGAGCCGGGCGCAAAGGAAGCACAGGTATTTGATGGTTTAAAATATTCGGCCTACCAAAATAAACACCTTTTTCAATGGATTGGTGCAGCCGGAATAACTAAAGATATTACTTTCCATAGTTTTAGGCATACTTACGCCACTCTACAATTGTACAATGGTACAGACATTTACACCGTAAGCAAAATGCTTGGACATAAAGATTTAAAAACAACACAGATTTACGCTAAAATTGTTGATGAAGCTAAGCGTGAAACTACTAATAGAATAATATTAGATTTATAATACATTCCCAATAACCAAATGAGCGAAGAACAAAAAAAGCTGCTGGAAGCGCAGTTATGGAACATAGCAAACGAACTGCGCGGCAAAATGGATGCCGATGAATTTAGAGACTACATACTAGGCTTTATATTTTATAAATACTTAAGTGAGAAGCAATTGCTTTTTGCTAACAGGCTACTGGAAACCGAAGCCATTAAAGACTATACGCTGGTAACGGATACTGATGACCTTGCAGCTATTAGGGAGGAGTCTTTATTGCACCTGGGCTATTACCTGAAACCGGAAGAGCTTTTTGATGCTATTGCTAAAAAAGGTAATGCCAATACCGAACACGAAAGCGACTTCATACTGGAAGACCTTAAAGGCATACTGAACAGCATAGAGCAAAGCACTATGGGTACGGACAGCGAAGACGAATTTAACAAGCTGTTTGAAGACCTTGACCTGAACAGTACTAAACTGGGGCGCACCGTTGAAGCCCGTAATAAACTGATAAGTAAAATACTTTCGCACCTTGCTAAGATTGACTTTGAACTGCATGATGCCAACAGCGATGTACTAGGCGATGCTTACGAGTACCTTATAGCACAGTTTGCCAGCGGCGCGGGAAAAAAGGCGGGTGAATTTTATACACCACAGCAAGTTAGTAAAGTGTTGGCAGGTATTGTTACTGCCGGAAAAGCAAGACTGCGCAGCGTGTATGACCCAACCTGTGGCAGTGGCTCGCTATTGTTACGCGTAGCCCGTGAGGCCGATGTAGAGGAGTTTTATGGGCAGGAACTTAACCGTACCACCTATAACCTTGCCCGTATGAACATGATTTTGCACGATGTGCATTTTAGCCGTTTTGACGTTAGGCAGGATGATACACTGGAAAACCCACACCATACCGACAAACGTTTTGAGGCCATTGTAGCCAACCCGCCCTTTAGTGCTAAATGGAAAGGCAAAGAAAACCCACTGAACGAAACCGATGAGCGTTTTAGCCAGTATGGCAGACTTGCACCGAGTAGTAAAGCCGATTTTGCCTTTGTGCAACACATGGTATACCAATTGGCTGATAACGGTACTATGGCTTGCGTATTGCCTCACGGCGTACTATTTAGGGGGGCAGCAGAGGGCGTTATACGCGAATACCTTATTAAAAAGCTAAATTACTTAGATGCCGTTATAGGCTTACCGGCCAATATATTTTATGGCACAGGGATACCTACCTGTATACTGGTATTAAGTAAATGCCGTACCCAACCTGAAAACATACTGTTTATAGATGCCTCACAGGGGGTTTGATAAAGTGGGTAACCAAAACCGTCTTACCCCCAACGATATTGGTAAAATACTGACGACCTACCGCAACCGCGAAAGTATAGAAAAGTACAGCTACGTTGCCACTATAGAAGAGGTAGCTGCTAACGACTATAACTTGAACATACCGCGCTATGTAAATACCTTTGAAGAAGAAGAACAGATTGACATTGCTGCCATTGCTACCCAACTGCACGAACTGGAAAAAAGCATGACCATAACCGATACACAAATAGAGGCTTATTGTAAAGAATTGAACATACCAACACCGTTTTAAATATGGAAAAGCACAACATACCACAATTGCGCTTCCCGGAATTTAGCGGTGAGTGGGAAGAAAAGAAATTAGGGGATATTGCAGATATAATCGATGGTGATAGGGGAAAAAATTATCCAAATTCTTCTGATTTTTTACAAGAAGGTTATTGCTTATTTTTAAATGCTAAAAATGTTACAAAGAATGGATTTTCTTTC
This region includes:
- a CDS encoding integrase, with translation MAIKVTLRQKNITKGRKSLYLDFYPGVPNPETGEITRREFLGMYIFDTPKNPIDKQHNTDQLKIAESIRQQRENFFNKPEIYSQYEKEQLRIKENGERNFLEYFEKLADKRTGTNTDNWAAALKYLNKFNAKLKFADLNERILEDFKEFLLSVKSSRSDKTTLSQNSAVAYFNKVKAALRQAYKDGLLQTDLNAKVVPIKAEETRRVFLTLDELNRLVKTPCNNDLLKRAALFSALTGLRHSDIKKMKWSELEFVTGQGYFLNFSQQKTKGIEVLPISEQAYNLLGEPGAKEAQVFDGLKYSAYQNKHLFQWIGAAGITKDITFHSFRHTYATLQLYNGTDIYTVSKMLGHKDLKTTQIYAKIVDEAKRETTNRIILDL